A region of Streptomyces halobius DNA encodes the following proteins:
- a CDS encoding pilus assembly protein TadG-related protein — protein sequence MTAPLTRRGRRDAGQAFPLYIVAVGGLLFLALAFFAVGQAAATRNGAQTAADAAALAAGQKYRKLLSEGFLDAVGDGTGWEDLLNGRGVPSEGACENAGWFAGRNNASVTSCTPDSWPTSFSVTVKTRNTVGDSVIPGTEHKHASAGAKAVVVPRCTIDPASPDDDKAADGKGSKDGKGGKGKDDKPVPVEITCDGKNWILDPDNLHDLPEAADLFAVRLAH from the coding sequence GTGACGGCCCCTCTCACGCGTCGTGGACGGCGCGACGCCGGGCAGGCTTTCCCGCTCTACATCGTGGCGGTCGGGGGCCTGCTCTTTCTCGCGCTCGCGTTCTTCGCCGTCGGGCAGGCGGCGGCGACCCGCAACGGCGCGCAGACGGCAGCCGACGCGGCAGCCCTGGCCGCGGGCCAGAAGTACCGCAAGTTGCTGAGCGAGGGCTTTCTGGACGCGGTCGGCGACGGTACGGGCTGGGAGGACCTGCTCAACGGGCGCGGGGTGCCCTCCGAAGGGGCGTGCGAGAACGCGGGCTGGTTCGCCGGGCGCAATAACGCGTCCGTCACGAGCTGTACGCCGGACTCCTGGCCCACCTCGTTCAGCGTCACGGTCAAGACCCGTAACACCGTGGGTGATTCGGTGATTCCGGGCACCGAGCACAAGCACGCGTCGGCCGGGGCCAAGGCCGTGGTGGTGCCTCGCTGCACCATCGATCCCGCCTCGCCGGACGACGACAAGGCCGCCGACGGCAAGGGGAGTAAGGACGGCAAGGGCGGCAAGGGCAAGGACGACAAGCCGGTGCCCGTCGAGATCACCTGTGACGGCAAGAACTGGATTCTCGACCCCGACAACCTCCACGATCTTCCCGAGGCAGCCGATCTGTTCGCCGTACGCCTCGCCCATTGA
- a CDS encoding isoprenyl transferase: protein MLRSSGVRIPYPTALRNLAYRLYARRVEGRLDHTQVPKHIGVILDGNRRWARADGRTTEQGHQAGAEKITELLGWCAETDVEVVTLWLLSTDNLDRPEAELTPLLGIIENTVRGLAADGRWRVHHVGNRDLLPTPTQQVLKEAEQTTDENTGILVNVAVGYGGRQEIADAVRSLLLEQAERGHSVAEIAETVDIEKISEHLYTRGQPDPDLVIRTSGEQRLSGFMLWQSAHSEYYFCEVFWPAFRKVDFLRALRDYSARHRRYGG, encoded by the coding sequence ATGCTGCGATCTTCCGGGGTGCGCATCCCGTATCCGACCGCACTGCGGAATCTGGCCTACCGGCTGTATGCGCGCCGGGTGGAGGGCCGCCTGGATCACACCCAGGTGCCCAAGCACATCGGTGTCATTCTGGACGGCAACCGCCGCTGGGCGCGGGCCGACGGGCGGACGACCGAGCAGGGCCACCAGGCGGGTGCGGAAAAGATCACCGAGCTGCTGGGCTGGTGTGCGGAGACCGATGTCGAGGTCGTCACGCTCTGGCTGCTGTCGACGGACAACCTCGACCGGCCCGAGGCCGAGCTGACCCCGCTTCTGGGGATCATCGAGAACACCGTGCGCGGTCTGGCGGCCGACGGCCGGTGGCGGGTTCACCACGTCGGCAACCGTGATCTGCTGCCCACCCCGACGCAGCAGGTGCTGAAGGAGGCCGAGCAGACCACCGACGAGAACACCGGCATCCTGGTGAATGTCGCCGTCGGCTACGGCGGCCGGCAGGAGATCGCGGACGCGGTGCGCTCGCTGCTGCTGGAGCAGGCCGAGCGCGGCCACTCCGTGGCGGAGATCGCCGAGACCGTCGACATCGAGAAGATCTCCGAGCACCTCTATACACGTGGCCAGCCCGACCCGGATCTGGTGATCCGTACGAGCGGCGAGCAGCGGCTCTCGGGTTTCATGCTCTGGCAGAGCGCCCACTCCGAGTACTACTTCTGCGAGGTCTTCTGGCCGGCCTTCCGCAAGGTCGACTTCCTGCGCGCGCTGCGCGACTACTCAGCGCGGCATCGCCGTTACGGCGGCTGA
- a CDS encoding TetR/AcrR family transcriptional regulator has translation MARPRKFDEERAVDAAMEAFWAAGYEATSTQDLCEATGLGRSSIYNTFKSKHDLFERALARYMECKNAELTELLEGDLPARRKIRALLQRVIDDEFVRHADGRGCLVVNTCVEVSAHDEPVAVALARDYGIRLEALRAVIESGQRDGDIAADKDARTLAHLAIASVGGLRVSARAGVDRAALEAVADAALAAF, from the coding sequence ATGGCTCGGCCCAGGAAGTTCGACGAGGAACGGGCGGTCGACGCCGCGATGGAGGCGTTCTGGGCCGCCGGCTATGAGGCGACGTCCACCCAGGATTTGTGCGAGGCCACCGGCCTGGGGCGCAGCAGTATCTACAACACCTTCAAGAGCAAGCACGATCTCTTCGAGCGGGCCCTGGCTCGCTATATGGAGTGCAAGAACGCCGAGCTGACCGAGCTGCTGGAGGGCGACCTGCCCGCGCGCCGGAAGATCCGCGCACTGCTCCAGCGGGTGATCGACGACGAGTTCGTACGGCATGCCGACGGCCGGGGCTGTCTGGTCGTCAATACCTGCGTGGAGGTGTCGGCCCATGACGAGCCGGTCGCGGTGGCGCTGGCACGGGACTACGGCATCCGGCTGGAGGCACTCCGCGCGGTGATCGAGTCCGGTCAGCGGGACGGCGACATCGCGGCCGACAAGGATGCCCGTACCCTCGCCCACCTGGCCATCGCCTCCGTCGGCGGCCTGCGGGTCTCCGCGCGGGCCGGCGTGGACCGCGCGGCCCTGGAGGCGGTCGCGGACGCGGCGCTGGCGGCGTTCTGA
- a CDS encoding prepilin peptidase: protein MTLPLLVALAAAYGAAAGLLIPRPAHRLAVEPEEEWRAVCPGEHAITGVARGWLGRGRCPDCGTYGPRTLLTAAVTALACAALATATGPRPELAAWLIMTPVTVLLTVVDWRVNRLPDELTLPLAALAAGPLGLVGWLTGEPGAWRRALLGGLLLGAFYLLLFVVNPAGIGLGDVKLAVGLGIALGWYGWRTVVVGGAAGVLLGALYGAGLMLARRLRRADREQRTATMPLGPFMITGAFCGLLLGAAA from the coding sequence CTGACACTGCCCCTTCTCGTCGCTCTCGCCGCCGCCTACGGGGCCGCGGCCGGCCTGCTCATACCGCGGCCCGCCCACCGGCTGGCCGTCGAGCCCGAGGAGGAGTGGCGCGCGGTCTGCCCCGGAGAGCACGCGATCACCGGGGTGGCACGGGGCTGGCTCGGGCGGGGGCGCTGCCCGGACTGCGGCACGTATGGCCCGCGCACGCTGCTGACGGCGGCGGTCACCGCGCTGGCCTGCGCGGCCCTCGCAACGGCGACCGGGCCCCGGCCCGAGCTCGCCGCCTGGCTGATCATGACACCGGTCACGGTGCTGCTGACGGTCGTCGACTGGCGGGTCAACCGCCTCCCGGACGAGCTGACGCTACCGCTCGCGGCCCTGGCGGCGGGGCCGCTGGGCCTCGTCGGATGGCTGACGGGGGAGCCCGGCGCATGGCGGCGGGCGCTGCTGGGTGGCCTGCTGCTCGGCGCGTTCTACCTGCTGCTGTTCGTCGTCAACCCGGCGGGGATCGGGCTGGGGGACGTCAAGCTGGCGGTCGGCCTGGGGATCGCCCTTGGGTGGTACGGCTGGCGCACGGTCGTCGTCGGCGGTGCGGCGGGGGTGCTGCTCGGCGCCCTGTACGGAGCCGGGCTGATGCTGGCCCGGCGGCTGCGGCGAGCGGACCGGGAACAGCGCACGGCGACCATGCCGCTCGGACCATTCATGATCACAGGCGCCTTCTGCGGACTCCTCCTGGGCGCCGCGGCCTGA
- a CDS encoding DUF192 domain-containing protein, translating into MARWENGPGILHVTDAAIPLEIAASYRARTRGLSGRDGVEGALLLTPASGVHTFRMRFAIDVAYLSRDFTVLAVRTMPPGRMGLPRLRARHVLEAEAGAMARWGLLPGLRVMVGPDRRRLG; encoded by the coding sequence ATGGCGCGTTGGGAGAACGGCCCCGGGATCTTGCATGTCACGGACGCGGCGATTCCGCTGGAGATCGCGGCGTCTTATCGGGCGCGTACCCGTGGGCTGTCGGGGCGTGACGGTGTGGAAGGGGCGCTGCTGCTGACGCCGGCGAGTGGTGTGCATACGTTCCGGATGCGGTTTGCCATTGATGTGGCGTATTTGAGCCGGGACTTCACCGTGCTCGCCGTGCGCACCATGCCTCCCGGGCGGATGGGACTTCCCCGGCTCCGCGCCCGCCACGTCCTGGAGGCGGAGGCCGGAGCGATGGCGCGCTGGGGCCTGCTGCCCGGCCTGCGGGTCATGGTGGGGCCGGACCGGCGGCGGTTGGGCTGA
- the mgrA gene encoding L-glyceraldehyde 3-phosphate reductase → MTGTSDYRAAESRYDSMEYRRTGRSGLKLPAISLGLWHNFGDDRALASQRAILRRAFDLGVTHFDLANNYGPPPGSAELNFGKIFAQDFRSYRDEIILSTKAGYRMRPGPYGEWGSRKYLLSSLDASLKRMGVDYVDIFYSHRFDPDTPLEETMGALASAVQQGKALYAGVSSYNSEQTREAARILRAMGVPALIHQPSYSMINRWTEDDGLLDTLETEGMGCISFAPLAQGLLTDKYLNGVPEGSRASQGKSLDPDLLSDEVVRRLRGLHEIAVRRGQTLAQLALNWVLRDERMTSALIGASSVAQLEANIAALDAPKITDTELAEIDEFAKSTEGVNIWARRS, encoded by the coding sequence ATGACTGGTACATCTGACTACCGCGCCGCGGAATCACGCTATGACTCCATGGAGTACCGGCGTACCGGCCGTAGCGGACTGAAACTCCCCGCTATCTCTCTGGGGCTGTGGCACAACTTCGGGGACGACCGCGCCCTCGCCTCCCAGCGGGCCATTCTCCGGCGCGCCTTCGACCTGGGCGTCACCCACTTCGATCTGGCGAACAACTACGGTCCGCCGCCCGGATCCGCCGAACTGAACTTTGGAAAGATCTTCGCGCAGGACTTCCGATCCTACCGCGACGAGATCATTCTCTCCACAAAGGCCGGATATCGGATGCGTCCCGGTCCCTATGGCGAATGGGGATCGCGGAAATATCTCCTCTCCTCGTTGGATGCGTCACTGAAGCGTATGGGCGTCGATTACGTCGATATTTTCTACTCGCACCGATTCGACCCGGACACCCCTTTGGAGGAAACGATGGGCGCGCTGGCGTCCGCCGTCCAGCAGGGCAAGGCGCTGTACGCCGGCGTCTCGTCCTACAACTCCGAGCAGACCCGTGAGGCGGCCCGGATCCTGCGCGCGATGGGCGTCCCGGCGCTGATCCACCAGCCCTCGTACTCGATGATCAACCGCTGGACCGAGGACGACGGGCTGCTGGACACCCTCGAAACGGAGGGCATGGGCTGTATCTCCTTCGCACCGCTCGCCCAGGGACTGCTGACCGACAAGTACCTGAACGGCGTCCCCGAGGGCTCGCGCGCCTCGCAGGGCAAGTCGCTGGACCCGGATCTGCTGTCGGACGAGGTGGTGCGCCGGCTCCGCGGGCTCCACGAGATCGCCGTCCGGCGCGGCCAGACGCTGGCGCAGCTGGCGCTGAACTGGGTCCTGCGCGACGAGCGGATGACCTCCGCCCTGATCGGCGCCAGCAGCGTCGCCCAGCTGGAGGCCAATATCGCGGCCCTCGACGCCCCCAAGATCACGGACACCGAACTGGCCGAGATCGACGAGTTCGCGAAGTCGACGGAGGGTGTGAACATCTGGGCACGGCGAAGCTGA
- a CDS encoding OmpA family protein produces the protein MTATRKTRAPRAARATRASRTAVTVAASLLLTAVLTAPAAQADPPGLTEDSTPPVRIDPHDPDLRMVQGAKLAPSKVLNIKSVVETDDGSERRQDTNDNVTFALQAEVLFGKDSAELTPDALTRIDTIAAEVRKQNATSLRVFGFTDNLGSAAHGLALSKDRADAVQRELAEGLDSSVSFQIRGYGEQYPIADNSTEAGREKNRRVEISFPRASS, from the coding sequence ATGACCGCGACCCGGAAGACCCGTGCCCCCCGGGCGGCCCGCGCCACCCGCGCGTCCCGTACGGCCGTGACCGTAGCCGCCTCGCTGCTGCTGACCGCGGTGCTGACGGCCCCCGCCGCCCAGGCCGACCCGCCCGGACTGACCGAGGACTCCACTCCGCCGGTCCGTATCGACCCGCACGACCCCGACCTCAGGATGGTCCAGGGCGCCAAGCTCGCCCCGTCCAAGGTGCTCAACATCAAGTCCGTCGTGGAGACCGACGACGGTTCCGAGCGGCGCCAGGACACCAACGACAATGTGACCTTCGCGCTGCAGGCCGAGGTGCTCTTCGGCAAGGACAGCGCCGAGCTGACGCCGGACGCGCTGACGCGTATCGACACCATCGCCGCGGAGGTCAGGAAGCAGAACGCCACCAGCCTGCGGGTCTTCGGCTTCACCGACAACCTCGGCTCGGCCGCGCACGGTCTCGCCCTCTCCAAGGACCGGGCCGATGCCGTCCAGCGGGAGCTGGCCGAGGGCCTCGACTCGTCCGTCAGCTTCCAGATCCGCGGATACGGGGAGCAGTACCCGATCGCCGACAACTCCACCGAAGCCGGCCGGGAGAAGAACCGCCGTGTGGAGATCAGCTTCCCGCGCGCGTCGTCCTGA
- a CDS encoding D-alanyl-D-alanine carboxypeptidase family protein produces MKNGITGMRRASAVVVTAGAVLAAGAFAAPAQAATLKAPAITAKGGFVMNNGTGKTLFTKTADTRRSTGSTTKIMTARVVLGQKNLDLDSKVTIQKAYSDYIVDNNWASSARLIVGDKVTVRQLLYGLMLPSGCDAAYALADKFGTGSTRAARVKSFIGKMNATAKSLGLKNTHFDSFDGIGRGANYSTPRDLTKLAGNAMKYSTFRSVVKTKSTKQKVTTKSGGYRYMEWTNTNTLLGSYRGAIGVKTGSGPESKYCLVFAATRGGKTVIGTVLASSSLANRTADAKKLLDYGFKK; encoded by the coding sequence TTGAAAAACGGCATTACAGGCATGCGTCGTGCGTCCGCGGTCGTCGTCACCGCCGGAGCCGTGCTGGCAGCCGGGGCGTTCGCCGCTCCGGCGCAGGCCGCCACGCTCAAGGCGCCCGCGATCACCGCCAAGGGCGGCTTCGTGATGAACAACGGCACCGGGAAAACCCTCTTCACCAAGACCGCGGACACCCGTCGTTCCACCGGCTCGACCACCAAGATCATGACGGCCCGGGTGGTGCTCGGCCAGAAGAACCTCGACCTGGATTCCAAGGTCACCATCCAGAAGGCGTACAGCGACTACATCGTCGACAACAACTGGGCCTCGTCGGCCCGGCTGATCGTCGGCGACAAGGTCACCGTCCGCCAGCTCCTCTACGGGCTGATGCTCCCGTCCGGCTGTGACGCGGCGTACGCGCTGGCGGACAAGTTCGGCACCGGGTCGACGCGGGCCGCGCGCGTGAAGTCGTTCATCGGCAAGATGAACGCCACCGCCAAGAGCCTCGGCCTCAAGAACACCCACTTCGACTCGTTCGACGGCATCGGGCGCGGCGCGAACTACTCGACGCCGCGCGATCTGACGAAGCTCGCCGGCAACGCGATGAAGTACTCCACGTTCCGGTCGGTCGTGAAGACGAAGTCGACGAAGCAGAAGGTCACCACGAAGAGTGGCGGCTACCGCTACATGGAGTGGACCAACACCAATACACTGCTGGGCAGTTACCGGGGCGCCATCGGTGTGAAGACCGGTTCCGGCCCCGAGTCCAAGTACTGCCTGGTCTTCGCGGCGACGCGGGGCGGCAAGACGGTCATCGGCACGGTCCTCGCGTCCTCCTCGCTGGCCAACCGCACGGCGGACGCGAAGAAGTTGCTGGATTACGGGTTCAAGAAGTAG
- a CDS encoding DUF5936 domain-containing protein, translating to MGIGVLLALAFALSVVGICCGIALYRREARLPPDLALSLEVGSTRTTAVGSVVDRAGMRYAPLVLRLMGDKRVARVRRRIDLAGNPGGLTVDRYAARRAVYGALGFFGALVMFLRDQPVLGVLMVLFGLFWTEVGIWAAIRQRKDTIERTLPDFLDVLAVVVSAGLGFRQALDRVADKYEGPWADELRITLRQMDMGVSRRTAFEELRKRNDSEQVAQFVTALQQGEELGSPIVETLIQIANDMRRTDAQNARRRAARAVPKATMVITTFMVPATMILLIAGFFLGSGTDFGSLMGE from the coding sequence ATGGGAATCGGTGTCCTGCTGGCCCTCGCCTTCGCCCTCTCGGTCGTCGGCATCTGCTGCGGGATCGCGCTCTACCGCCGCGAAGCCAGACTCCCGCCCGACCTCGCCCTGTCCCTGGAGGTCGGCTCGACACGTACGACGGCCGTCGGCTCGGTGGTGGACCGCGCCGGTATGCGCTACGCACCGCTCGTCCTGCGGCTGATGGGCGACAAACGCGTGGCCCGGGTACGCCGCCGGATCGACCTGGCCGGCAACCCCGGCGGCCTGACCGTCGACCGCTACGCCGCCCGCCGCGCCGTCTACGGGGCCCTCGGCTTCTTCGGCGCGCTGGTGATGTTCCTGCGCGACCAGCCCGTACTCGGCGTCCTCATGGTGCTGTTCGGCCTCTTCTGGACCGAGGTCGGCATCTGGGCCGCGATCCGCCAGCGCAAGGACACCATCGAACGCACCCTTCCCGACTTCCTCGACGTGCTGGCCGTCGTCGTCAGCGCGGGACTCGGATTCCGTCAGGCACTGGACCGGGTCGCGGACAAGTACGAGGGTCCCTGGGCCGACGAACTCCGGATCACCCTCCGCCAGATGGACATGGGCGTCAGCCGCCGCACCGCCTTCGAGGAGCTGCGCAAACGCAATGACTCCGAACAGGTCGCCCAGTTCGTGACGGCCCTGCAGCAGGGCGAGGAGCTGGGATCGCCGATCGTCGAGACCCTCATCCAGATCGCCAACGACATGCGCCGCACGGACGCCCAGAACGCCCGCCGGCGCGCGGCCCGCGCGGTCCCCAAGGCCACGATGGTGATCACCACCTTTATGGTCCCGGCCACGATGATCCTGCTGATCGCCGGGTTCTTCCTGGGATCGGGCACCGACTTCGGTTCCCTGATGGGCGAGTGA